Proteins from a single region of Mustela erminea isolate mMusErm1 chromosome X, mMusErm1.Pri, whole genome shotgun sequence:
- the LOC116583285 gene encoding 60S ribosomal protein L10-like produces MRGAFGKPQGTVARVHIDQVIMSIRTKLQNKEHVIEALRRAKFKFPGRQKIHISKKWGFTKFNADEFEDMVAEKRLIPDGCGVKYIPNRGPLDKWRALHS; encoded by the coding sequence ATGCGGGGTGCCTTTGGAAAGCCCCAGGGCACAGTAGCCAGGGTCCACATTGACCAAGTCATCATGTCCATCCGTACCAAGCTGCAGAACAAGGAGCATGTGATTGAGGCCCTACGCAGGGCCAAGTTCAAGTTCCCTGGCCGCCAGAAGATCCACATCTCCAAGAAGTGGGGCTTTACTAAGTTCAATGCGGATGAATTTGAAGACATGGTGGCTGAAAAGCGGCTTATCCCAGATGGCTGTGGGGTCAAATACATCCCTAACCGTGGTCCCTTGGACAAATGGAGGGCTCTGCACTCATGA